From the genome of Cellvibrio japonicus Ueda107, one region includes:
- a CDS encoding SGNH/GDSL hydrolase family protein, which translates to MKHIVKLLLPLAVCWLWSCALAAQAEPAATNLIGAAHAYYLYTGRVDFSDKQAPRLSWPGTSIKANFTGTYLAVVLDDELGKNYFNIIVDGETRHPFVLEAKQGEHSYWISSTLGEGEHSLEIYKRTEGEEGSTAFKGLVLANGARLLLPPERPKRRMEIYGDSISSGMGNEGADNGADHLLSEKNHYWAYGAITARNLNAELHTISQSGIGIMISWFPFIMPQFYDQLSAVGNNDSRWNFSQWTPDVVVINLFQNDSWLIDREKKLQPIPDDEQRIQAYIDFVRSIRAQYPKAEIICALGSMDATANDKWPDYIKTAVARMRKDNKDEKLDTVFFDFTGYGQHPRIAQHKANAEKLTAFIREKMRW; encoded by the coding sequence ATGAAACACATTGTTAAACTTTTGCTGCCTTTGGCTGTTTGTTGGCTGTGGAGCTGCGCACTGGCAGCCCAGGCGGAGCCGGCTGCCACCAACCTGATCGGCGCTGCCCATGCGTATTATCTCTATACCGGTCGGGTCGATTTTTCCGATAAGCAGGCGCCGCGCCTGTCCTGGCCGGGTACCAGTATCAAAGCCAATTTCACCGGTACCTATCTGGCGGTGGTACTGGACGATGAACTGGGTAAAAACTATTTCAATATTATTGTGGATGGAGAAACCCGGCATCCGTTTGTACTGGAAGCCAAACAGGGTGAGCATAGCTATTGGATTTCCAGCACCCTGGGTGAAGGTGAGCACAGCCTGGAAATTTACAAGCGCACGGAGGGTGAGGAGGGCAGCACAGCGTTTAAGGGATTGGTGCTAGCCAATGGGGCCAGGTTGCTATTGCCTCCTGAGCGCCCCAAGCGCCGCATGGAAATTTACGGCGACTCTATTTCCAGTGGTATGGGCAACGAAGGTGCTGATAATGGCGCAGACCATTTGCTGTCGGAAAAAAATCATTATTGGGCCTATGGCGCAATTACGGCGCGCAACCTGAATGCGGAATTGCATACCATTTCACAAAGTGGTATCGGCATTATGATCAGTTGGTTCCCCTTTATCATGCCGCAGTTTTACGATCAGTTAAGTGCGGTAGGTAACAACGATAGTCGCTGGAATTTTAGTCAGTGGACCCCGGATGTGGTGGTGATCAATTTGTTCCAGAATGATAGCTGGCTGATTGATCGCGAGAAAAAATTACAGCCTATTCCCGACGATGAGCAGCGTATCCAGGCGTATATCGATTTTGTGCGCAGTATTCGCGCGCAATATCCCAAGGCGGAAATTATCTGTGCCCTGGGCAGTATGGATGCAACGGCTAATGACAAATGGCCAGACTACATCAAGACAGCGGTAGCACGCATGAGAAAGGATAATAAAGATGAAAAGCTGGATACGGTTTTCTTTGACTTTACCGGCTATGGCCAGCATCCGCGTATTGCCCAACACAAGGCTAATGCAGAAAAATTGACGGCATTTATCCGGGAAAAAATGCGTTGGTAA
- the katG gene encoding catalase/peroxidase HPI: MDNNPPTSTGKCPFTHGSVTASGKSNTDWWPNALNLDILHQHDRKTNPLGDDFSYAAAFKTLDLQAVKNDLKALMTDSQDWWPADWGHYGGLFIRMAWHSAGSYRIADGRGGAGTGNQRFAPLNSWPDNGNLDKARRLLWPIKKKYGNKLSWADLMILAGNMAYESMGLKTFGFGGGREDIWHPEKDVYWGSEKEWLAKSGGEGSRYSGERDLENPLAAVMMGLIYVNPEGVDGNPDPLRTAKDIRETFARMAMNDEETVALTAGGHTVGKAHGNGNAANLGPDPEAADVEEQGLGWVNHKTRGIGRDTVTSGIEGAWTTHPTKWDNGYFDMLLNHDWELTKSPAGAWQWKPVSIKEEDMPVDVEDPSIRCTPLMTDADMAMKMDPEYRKISERFYSDPAYFSEVFARAWFKLTHRDLGPKARYLGADVPAEDLIWQDPVPTVDYTLSDADIADLKAKILASGLSVAELVATAWDSARTFRGSDFRGGANGARIRLAPQKDWEGNEPARLQKVLGVFAGIQSGLSKKVSIADLIVVGGAAAVEKAARDAGVNITVPFAPGRGDATDAQTDAESFAPLEPVHDGFRNWVKKDYAVQPEEMLLDRAQLMGLTAPEMTVLVGGMRVLGANYGGSKNGVFTDKVGVLSNDFFVNLTDMAYQWKPTGKNSYNIVERNTGTVKWSATRVDLVFGSNSILRSYAEVYAQDDNREKFVRDFVKAWVKVMNADRFDLK; this comes from the coding sequence ATGGATAACAACCCACCCACATCGACCGGCAAATGTCCCTTTACGCACGGCAGTGTGACTGCCTCTGGTAAATCCAATACCGACTGGTGGCCCAACGCATTAAATCTGGACATACTCCATCAACACGACCGCAAGACCAACCCGCTGGGTGATGATTTCAGCTACGCCGCCGCCTTCAAAACACTCGACCTGCAAGCCGTGAAAAACGATCTGAAAGCCCTGATGACCGACAGCCAGGATTGGTGGCCTGCCGACTGGGGCCACTATGGCGGTTTGTTTATTCGCATGGCCTGGCACTCCGCGGGCAGCTACCGCATCGCCGATGGCCGCGGCGGTGCAGGCACCGGCAACCAGCGCTTTGCACCACTCAACAGCTGGCCCGATAACGGCAACCTGGATAAAGCCCGCCGCCTGCTGTGGCCGATCAAAAAGAAATACGGCAACAAACTCTCCTGGGCGGATTTAATGATCCTCGCCGGCAACATGGCCTATGAGTCCATGGGGTTGAAAACTTTTGGTTTCGGCGGTGGTCGCGAGGATATTTGGCACCCGGAAAAAGATGTCTACTGGGGCTCGGAAAAAGAATGGCTGGCCAAGAGCGGTGGCGAAGGCAGCCGCTACTCCGGCGAGCGCGATTTGGAAAATCCCCTGGCAGCCGTGATGATGGGGTTGATCTATGTAAACCCCGAAGGTGTGGACGGCAATCCCGACCCGCTGCGTACTGCCAAAGACATCCGTGAAACCTTTGCGCGCATGGCCATGAACGATGAGGAAACGGTGGCCCTTACTGCGGGCGGTCACACCGTAGGTAAAGCCCACGGCAATGGCAATGCGGCTAACCTGGGGCCAGACCCGGAAGCGGCCGATGTGGAAGAGCAGGGCCTGGGCTGGGTGAACCACAAAACCCGTGGTATTGGCCGCGACACGGTCACCAGCGGTATTGAAGGTGCCTGGACCACCCATCCCACAAAATGGGACAACGGCTACTTTGACATGCTGTTAAACCACGATTGGGAACTGACCAAAAGTCCGGCCGGTGCCTGGCAGTGGAAACCCGTCAGTATCAAAGAAGAGGACATGCCGGTTGATGTTGAAGATCCCTCCATTCGCTGCACGCCCTTAATGACTGATGCGGATATGGCCATGAAAATGGACCCGGAATATCGCAAAATTTCCGAGCGCTTTTACAGCGATCCCGCGTACTTCTCGGAGGTGTTTGCACGAGCCTGGTTTAAATTGACCCACCGCGACCTTGGGCCCAAAGCGCGCTATTTGGGGGCCGATGTCCCGGCAGAGGATTTAATTTGGCAAGATCCGGTTCCGACCGTGGATTACACCCTGAGCGATGCTGACATTGCCGATTTAAAAGCAAAAATCCTCGCCAGCGGTTTGAGTGTAGCGGAATTGGTTGCCACCGCCTGGGACAGTGCCCGCACCTTCCGCGGCTCGGACTTCCGCGGCGGTGCCAACGGTGCGCGTATTCGCCTCGCTCCGCAAAAAGACTGGGAAGGCAATGAGCCCGCCCGTTTGCAGAAAGTACTGGGCGTATTCGCGGGAATCCAATCCGGACTCAGTAAAAAAGTCAGTATCGCCGATTTGATTGTAGTGGGCGGAGCGGCAGCTGTTGAAAAAGCGGCGCGCGATGCCGGTGTCAATATCACTGTGCCTTTCGCTCCGGGGCGCGGCGATGCGACGGACGCGCAAACGGATGCAGAATCCTTTGCACCACTTGAGCCTGTCCACGATGGCTTCCGCAACTGGGTGAAAAAAGATTACGCCGTACAACCGGAGGAAATGTTGCTCGATCGCGCGCAATTAATGGGTTTGACCGCACCGGAAATGACGGTGCTGGTGGGTGGCATGCGCGTACTGGGTGCCAACTACGGCGGCAGCAAAAACGGTGTGTTTACCGATAAGGTCGGTGTGTTAAGCAACGACTTCTTCGTTAACCTCACCGATATGGCCTACCAATGGAAACCCACGGGCAAAAACAGCTACAACATTGTCGAGCGCAACACCGGCACTGTGAAATGGAGTGCAACCCGTGTGGACCTGGTATTTGGCTCCAACTCCATCCTCCGCTCCTACGCCGAGGTATACGCGCAAGACGACAACCGCGAGAAATTCGTGCGCGATTTTGTCAAGGCCTGGGTAAAGGTGATGAATGCCGATCGCTTTGATTTGAAATAA